The Hyalangium minutum genome has a segment encoding these proteins:
- a CDS encoding immunity 52 family protein, translated as MIETYYAGSYWLARRESAEACAGRAERFFHLLGRCEPAWTRWYESADSFEEARKLQFATSTANFQKLFAQEANHFGDRFSFHVWTGDTLDETSGVDGNCGSSSLRLPSTCVLKPYDEGPIGERVLTAPVMAEVLRSMALAWDPEWGVATSEAHRDSVTEKATPGTFIGWVMYFSRLRGKVPPLPAPVRIEPVEDKGTLVTLTNERFTVSNPEHVALAARVHELLDRTGLLRPLQPWPAG; from the coding sequence GCCCGGCGTGAGTCCGCTGAGGCTTGCGCGGGGCGTGCGGAGCGTTTCTTCCACCTCTTGGGGCGCTGCGAGCCGGCGTGGACTCGCTGGTATGAGTCGGCAGACTCCTTCGAGGAGGCGCGCAAACTCCAGTTCGCGACAAGCACGGCGAACTTCCAGAAGCTATTCGCTCAGGAGGCGAATCATTTCGGTGACCGCTTCTCGTTCCACGTGTGGACGGGCGACACCTTGGATGAGACGTCCGGCGTGGATGGCAACTGCGGTTCATCCTCGCTGCGGCTTCCGTCCACCTGCGTGCTCAAACCTTACGATGAAGGTCCGATCGGGGAGCGGGTGCTGACCGCTCCCGTGATGGCTGAGGTGCTGCGCAGCATGGCTCTGGCCTGGGACCCGGAGTGGGGAGTGGCCACCTCCGAAGCGCACCGAGACAGCGTGACGGAGAAAGCGACGCCGGGCACCTTCATAGGCTGGGTGATGTACTTCTCGCGGCTGCGAGGCAAGGTCCCCCCACTGCCTGCCCCTGTGCGCATTGAACCGGTGGAGGACAAGGGCACCCTCGTCACCCTCACGAACGAGCGGTTTACCGTCTCCAACCCGGAGCACGTCGCACTGGCCGCTCGCGTCCACGAGCTGCTGGACCGGACCGGGCTGCTGCGGCCGTTGCAGCCTTGGCCGGCAGGTTGA